A genome region from Euphorbia lathyris chromosome 4, ddEupLath1.1, whole genome shotgun sequence includes the following:
- the LOC136226355 gene encoding uncharacterized protein, with amino-acid sequence MDKHISVWLLEFLARKQISPRLLNGMFTNPHFSVRETNNPRLKRTICLNTIQEKIANGDVASELILESLEIIEELDRREGSLVTDSLKLAYLAVAVECTVKYLRIPGSPQQEDQGQFFEAVKRIWRERIGKMDQLKKSELVTKELRELKGEMEAALEDSKARERLMGRVGQAEALRLVRVYVNEALVIMGPSFIELATRAEMELKRKRKYGDKIEMKERNKPNTAPELAVADGPVRQELKRKRKNGDEVETEEGSKPNADPELVVLDGSPRQELKKRKDGDKVGMEEGTDPELVVLDGPPRQEIGGMQQQNGVFEACFPESSHDVMDSQNVETSIPSTKFSFNLVPTPKFVKVREALKHSWMELHALVNDPLPEALRVSDALRAEIREKSLNKEISVENQNGNNIDAPRPAINAEASGAAKEISNPVPSQVNQNMKTNAEIRMSSHQVVAAQRSLMEHNTTACTSEVPEVREISLNKETSVENQNGNDIDAPRPAINAEASGAAKEISNPVPSQVNQNRKTNAEIPMSSHQGVAAKCSLMEHNSTTCTSGVPEIREKSLNKETSVENQNGNDIDAPRPAINAEVSEASKKILNPGPSQIFRNMETNAEIPTSSHQIIPPKRSLMERNSTAFTYEWSDSIDGISPEGTPENSRKKVGPCKVKNFAARRRPNKWSLQEEEELTKGVKRYGTGNWKLILNFKRDIFIDRTAVDLKDKWRNMTRFGDPLKELEKN; translated from the exons ATGGATAAACACATTAGCGTATGGCTTCTCGAATTTCTTGCTCGGAAGCAAATCTCTCCGCGTCTTCTCAACGGGATGTTCACTAACCCTCATTTCTCCGTTCGAGAAACTAACAATCCACGCCTGAAAAGGACAATTTGTCTCAATACTATTCAGGAAAAGATTGCCAACGGTGACGTTGCCTCTGAATTGATTCTCGAATCGCTCGAAATCATTGAAGAATTGGATCGGAGAGAGGGAAGCCTAGTTACAGATTCTTTGAAACTTGCGTACCTTGCAGTGGCGGTTGAATGTACTGTGAAGTATTTGCGCATTCCTGGTAGTCCTCAGCAGGAGGATCAAGGGCAGTTCTTTGAGGCTGTAAAGAGGATTTGGAGGGAGAGAATTGGAAAAATGGATCAATTGAAGAAAAGTGAGTTGGTTACTAAAGAGTTAAGGGAATTAAAGGGGGAAATGGAAGCGGCTTTGGAGGACTCCAAAGCTCGTGAGAGGTTGATGGGGAGGGTTGGACAAGCTGAAGCTCTGAGATTGGTTAGGGTTTATGTGAATGAAGCTTTGGTTATCATGGGGCCTTCATTCATTGAGTTGGCTACCAGAGCTGAAATGGAACTGAAGCGGAAAAGAAAGTATGGTGATAAAATTGAGATGAAAGAACGTAATAAACCTAATACTGCTCCCGAACTAGCTGTTGCAGATGGACCTGTAAGGCAAG AATTGAAGCGGAAAAGAAAAAATGGTGATGAAGTTGAGACGGAAGAAGGCAGTAAACCAAATGCTGATCCAGAATTAGTAGTTTTAGATGGGTCTCCAAGGCAAG aattgaagaaaagaaaagatggtGATAAAGTTGGGATGGAAGAAGGCACTGATCCAGAACTAGTAGTTTTAGATGGACCTCCAAGGCAAG AAATTGGGGGAATGCAGCAGCAGAATGGTGTTTTTGAAGCTTGCTTCCCTGAAAGCTCACATGACGTTATGGATTCTCAAAATGTGGAAACAAGCATCCCTTCAACCAAATTCAGTTTCAACCTTGTCCCTACTCCTAAATTTGTGAAAGTGAGAGAAGCACTTAAACACAGCTGGATGGAGCTACACGCATTGGTGAACGATCCTCTTCCTGAGGCTTTACGTGTTTCCGATGCTTTAAGAGCTGAAATAAGAGAAAAATCTTTGAATAAGGAGATTTCAGTTGAAAACCAGAATGGAAATAATATAGATGCACCTCGTCCAGCAATTAATGCAGAAGCTTCTGGAGCAGCAAAGGAGATCTCGAATCCTGTGCCTTCACAAGTAAATCAGAATATGAAGACCAATGCTGAAATTCGGATGTCCAGCCATCAGGTAGTTGCTGCCCAACGTAGTTTAATGGAGCATAATACCACTGCTTGTACTTCTGAGGTACCTGAAGTAAGAGAAATATCTTTGAATAAGGAGACTTCAGTTGAAAACCAGAATGGAAATGATATAGATGCACCCCGCCCAGCAATTAATGCAGAAGCTTCTGGAGCAGCAAAGGAAATCTCGAATCCTGTGCCTTCACAAGTAAATCAGAATAGGAAGACAAATGCTGAAATTCCGATGTCCAGCCATCAGGGAGTTGCTGCCAAATGCAGTTTAATGGAGCATAATAGCACCACTTGTACTTCTGGGGTACCTGAAATAAGAGAAAAATCTTTGAATAAGGAGACTTCAGTTGAAAACCAGAATGGAAACGATATAGATGCACCCCGTCCAGCAATTAATGCAGAAGTTTCTGAAGCATCAAAGAAGATTTTGAATCCTGGGCCTTCACAAATATTTCGGAATATGGAGACCAATGCTGAAATTCCGACGTCCAGCCATCAGATTATTCCTCCGAAACGCAGTTTAATGGAGCGTAATAGCACTGCTTTTACCTATGAG TGGAGCGACTCGATTGATGGCATATCTCCAGAAGGAACCCCTGAAAACTCAAGGAAAAAGGTCGGCCCTTGTAAAGTAAAAAATTTTGCTGCAAGAAGAAGACCAAATAAATGGAGCTTacaggaagaagaagaattgaCAAAGGGGGTGAAAAG GTACGGTACTGGGAACTGGAAACTTATTTTGAACTTCAAGAGAGACATATTTATTGACAGAACAGCG GTTGATCTGAAAGATAAATGGAGAAACATGACGAGGTTCGGTGATCCATTGAAAGAACTTGAAAAAAATTGA